One window of Paenibacillus albicereus genomic DNA carries:
- the ftsH gene encoding ATP-dependent zinc metalloprotease FtsH has translation MNRIIRNTGFYLLIFLVTVGIVQFISGQDDNTEKILYSEFRQELEADNIKNLTVQFDSYTYLVTGEYKKAPAGAAEGDSLKFYTYTNAEAYTMQEMDEASKANNFPLEQKPMKGQSIWLTFLTSIIPFVIIFILFFFLINQAQGGGGKVMNFGKSRARLYNEEKKRVTFEDVAGADEEKQELVEVVEFLKDPRKFAAVGARIPKGVLLNGPPGTGKTLLARAVAGEAGVPFFSISGSDFVEMFVGVGASRVRDLFENAKKNAPCIIFIDEIDAVGRQRGAGLGGGHDEREQTLNQLLVEMDGFGANEGIIIVAATNRPDILDPALLRPGRFDRQITVDRPDVKGREAVLKVHARNKPLNKDVRLDVIAKRTTGFTGADLENLLNEAALLAARRNKKDIAMIEIDEAIDRVIVGTEKKSRVISEREKRIVAYHEAGHTIIGYFLENADMVHKVTIIPRGKAGGYVIMLPKEDRMLITKQEMLDKITGLLGGRVAEELFIGEIGTGAYSDFKQATGIVRSMVMEYGMSDKLGPMQFGSSQGQVFLGRDIGHEQNYSDRIAYEIDQEMQTFISECYERAKNLLTEKSKEVHLVAQTLLSRETLDFEQIRNLMETGTVEGDGESGEGSGSSEPGGEPTIDSIGGVKVRIQGREPGEVPGGEGIREGADAVPGDPDAGGDPGPTKS, from the coding sequence ATGAATCGAATCATCCGGAACACTGGATTCTACTTGCTTATTTTCCTGGTAACCGTCGGAATTGTGCAGTTCATCAGCGGTCAGGACGATAACACCGAAAAGATTCTCTACAGCGAGTTCCGCCAGGAGCTTGAGGCGGACAACATCAAAAACCTGACCGTGCAATTCGACAGTTACACGTATCTGGTGACCGGTGAATACAAAAAAGCGCCAGCGGGGGCAGCGGAAGGCGATTCACTGAAGTTCTATACCTACACGAATGCAGAGGCTTACACGATGCAGGAGATGGATGAGGCTTCCAAAGCCAACAACTTCCCGCTCGAGCAGAAGCCGATGAAAGGTCAGAGCATCTGGCTTACCTTCCTGACCTCCATCATACCGTTCGTGATTATCTTCATCCTGTTCTTCTTCCTGATTAATCAGGCTCAGGGCGGCGGCGGCAAAGTGATGAACTTCGGCAAGAGCCGCGCCCGTTTGTATAATGAAGAGAAGAAGCGCGTGACGTTCGAGGACGTCGCCGGCGCCGACGAGGAGAAGCAAGAGCTCGTCGAGGTCGTCGAATTCCTCAAGGATCCGCGCAAGTTCGCCGCCGTAGGCGCTCGCATTCCGAAGGGCGTCCTGCTGAACGGACCTCCGGGCACAGGCAAGACGCTGCTTGCCCGCGCGGTCGCCGGCGAAGCAGGCGTGCCGTTCTTCAGCATCTCCGGCTCCGACTTCGTCGAGATGTTCGTCGGCGTCGGCGCTTCCCGGGTCCGCGACCTGTTCGAGAACGCCAAGAAGAACGCTCCGTGCATCATCTTCATCGATGAGATCGACGCCGTCGGACGCCAGCGCGGCGCCGGTCTCGGCGGCGGGCACGACGAGCGCGAGCAGACGCTCAACCAGCTCCTCGTCGAGATGGACGGCTTCGGCGCCAACGAAGGCATCATCATCGTCGCCGCGACGAACCGTCCCGACATCCTCGATCCGGCGCTTCTCCGTCCGGGCCGCTTCGACCGCCAGATCACGGTCGACCGTCCCGACGTCAAGGGCCGCGAGGCCGTGCTCAAGGTGCATGCCCGGAACAAGCCGCTGAACAAGGACGTCCGGCTGGACGTCATCGCCAAGCGGACGACCGGCTTCACCGGCGCCGACCTGGAGAACCTCCTGAACGAGGCGGCGCTGCTGGCGGCCCGCCGCAACAAGAAGGACATCGCCATGATCGAGATCGACGAAGCGATCGACCGCGTCATCGTCGGCACCGAGAAGAAGAGCCGCGTCATCAGCGAGCGCGAGAAGCGCATCGTCGCTTATCACGAGGCCGGCCATACGATCATCGGCTACTTCCTCGAGAACGCCGACATGGTGCATAAGGTGACGATCATTCCGCGCGGCAAGGCAGGCGGCTACGTCATCATGCTGCCGAAGGAAGACCGCATGCTGATTACCAAGCAGGAGATGCTCGACAAGATCACCGGCCTGCTCGGCGGCCGCGTCGCCGAGGAGCTGTTCATCGGCGAGATCGGCACCGGCGCTTACAGCGACTTCAAGCAGGCGACCGGCATCGTGCGCAGCATGGTCATGGAGTACGGCATGAGCGATAAGCTCGGTCCGATGCAGTTCGGCAGCTCGCAGGGACAGGTGTTCCTGGGCCGGGACATCGGCCATGAGCAGAACTACTCCGACCGAATCGCGTACGAGATCGACCAAGAGATGCAGACGTTCATCAGCGAGTGCTACGAGCGCGCGAAGAACCTGCTTACCGAGAAGAGCAAGGAAGTCCATCTCGTCGCGCAGACCTTGCTGTCGCGGGAGACGCTTGATTTTGAGCAGATCCGCAACCTGATGGAGACCGGAACGGTCGAAGGCGACGGCGAGTCCGGCGAAGGCAGCGGAAGCTCCGAGCCGGGCGGCGAGCCGACGATCGATTCCATCGGCGGCGTCAAGGTTCGCATCCAAGGCCGCGAGCCGGGCGAAGTTCCCGGCGGCGAAGGCATCCGCGAAGGCGCCGATGCGGTGCCGGGCGATCCGGACGCCGGAGGCGATCCAGGACCGACCAAATCGTAA
- a CDS encoding BMP family lipoprotein, protein MKWTSKPFHVLSVSALALMLVVSGCGSKNNNSESNSGGAAANTENAGAGSDAGKDFKIGMVTDGGGVNDKSFNQSAWEGLQQLTKDTGAEVKYLESKGESDFEPNLNQMVKAGYSLTWGIGFMMNKAITTVATQNPEAKLASIDSEVSAPNVESVMFAENEGSFLVGVVAGLTTKTNKVGFVGGVEGDLIKKFEAGFAAGVAAVNPEAKVTVQYVGDFTKPDLGKASAATLYNDGNDIIYHAAGGSGNGVFTEAKDRVSKGEKVWVIGVDKDQSVEFGNDITLTSMVKRVDQAVQIVSQALIDGDFKGGTTRTLTLKDGAVGLPENNPNVSEDIMAKVKEYEAKIVSGEVTVPAK, encoded by the coding sequence ATGAAATGGACAAGCAAACCGTTCCATGTACTCAGCGTTTCCGCTCTGGCACTGATGCTCGTCGTTAGCGGCTGCGGCTCGAAGAACAACAATTCGGAGAGCAATTCCGGCGGCGCGGCAGCGAACACCGAAAATGCAGGCGCAGGCAGCGATGCCGGCAAGGACTTCAAGATCGGCATGGTCACCGATGGCGGCGGCGTGAACGACAAGTCGTTCAACCAATCCGCATGGGAAGGCCTGCAGCAGCTCACGAAGGACACCGGCGCCGAGGTGAAATACCTCGAGAGCAAGGGCGAGAGCGATTTCGAACCGAACCTGAACCAAATGGTTAAAGCGGGCTACAGCCTGACATGGGGCATCGGCTTCATGATGAACAAAGCGATCACCACGGTCGCCACGCAAAACCCGGAAGCGAAGCTGGCGAGCATCGACAGCGAAGTCTCCGCACCGAACGTCGAGTCCGTCATGTTCGCCGAGAACGAAGGCTCCTTCCTCGTCGGCGTGGTGGCCGGCCTGACGACCAAGACGAACAAAGTCGGCTTTGTCGGCGGCGTCGAGGGCGATCTGATCAAGAAGTTCGAAGCGGGCTTCGCGGCAGGCGTCGCAGCCGTCAACCCGGAAGCCAAAGTCACCGTGCAGTATGTCGGCGACTTCACGAAGCCTGACCTCGGCAAAGCGTCCGCAGCCACGCTGTACAACGACGGCAACGACATCATCTACCATGCTGCCGGCGGCAGCGGCAACGGCGTCTTCACGGAAGCCAAGGACCGCGTCTCCAAAGGCGAAAAAGTATGGGTCATCGGCGTCGACAAGGACCAATCGGTCGAGTTCGGCAACGACATCACGCTGACGTCGATGGTCAAGCGCGTCGACCAGGCGGTGCAGATCGTATCCCAGGCACTGATCGACGGCGACTTCAAAGGCGGCACGACGCGTACGCTGACGCTGAAGGACGGCGCCGTAGGCCTGCCGGAGAACAACCCGAACGTATCCGAAGACATCATGGCTAAAGTCAAGGAATACGAAGCGAAAATCGTGAGCGGAGAAGTTACCGTTCCTGCGAAATAA